ACGCGGTGCAACTGGTCGTACTGAAGACGGGCGGCCTCTTCCAAATTTCCGTCCCGTTCTGCTTCGGCAATCGCATGGCGAAGGTCTTCATCTTCCTGTAACAACTGACGCAACTCCTCCAGCTGCTCTCGTTCCGCCTGCCAACGCTCCCGGAGCTGACTCAGCCGGTCAGACGCCTCAAGACGATTGCGCTGGAGCTGAACCCGTTCTCCTTCCGGCGCCTGCTCCGCAGCGAGAACCGCTAGCTCCACTCGGCGTAGATCAGCCTCTGCATCCTCCACCACCTGAGGCTTGGACGTCACGTCCATTTTCAACTGAGCGGCAGCTTCATCGATCAAATCGATCGCCTTATCCGGCAAACACCGATCACTGATGTAGCGATCCGCCAACCTTGCTGCCGCCATCACCGCCTCATCGGTGATGGTCACCCCGTGATGCAACTCATATCGCTCCTTCAATCCACGGAGGATCTCCACACTGAGTTCAATCGATGGCTCCTGAATCGGCACCTTCTGAAAGCGCCTGTTTAAAGCCGGATCCTTTTCCACGGTGCGGCGATAGTCCTCTGGAGTGGTGGCGGCAATACAACGCAACTCCCCTCGTGCCAGGGCTGGTTTCAGCAAACTGGCCGCATCAGCACTGGATCGATCGCTGTTCACCACGGTGTGAAGTTCATCAATGAACAGCACAACGGCCGCTTCCGGATCGCTCACCTCATCGAGAACGGCACGAAGACGTTCCTCGAACTGACCGCGGAACTTGGCTCCAGCGATCAAGGCACCACCATCGAGGGCAACAAGCCGCAAGCCCTGCAGAGACTCGGGCACCTCACCAGCAACGATCCGTTGCGCCAGGAGCTCTGCGACCGCGGTCTTACCCACGCCAGGCGCACCAATCAAAACAGGGTTGTTTTTGCCGCGTCGCGACAGCACTTTGATCAAGCTGCGAATCTCGCCGTCCCTCCCGATCACTGGATCAAGCAGTCCAGCGGCCGCAGCAGCCGTGAGGTCGCGACCGTAGCTCTCCAACGCAGTCGGCTCGCTGATCAGCTCAACAGAGCGCTCCATCCCCTCGCCCTGCTGCTGAAGGGATGCAACCGTTTGACCTTGCTGAAACTGAACTGAAGGCTGCTGAACTTGAGGCTGCTGCGCTGGAGGCTGCTGCGCTGGAGGTTGCTGCGCGGTTGGCATTGGCGCAGGAACAGCGGAGGCTGAGGGAGATCGAGGCCTTGGTGAAGGAGGCGCGACCACGCTCGAAGGTGAGCGATCGGGAGCACGGGTCAGCTCTGCTTCAAGCAGATCGGCGGGCAGTCCAAATTGAGCAAACAACTCTGCACCGACGCGAGGGTCGCGCCCCATCGCGATCAAGAGATGGGACACATCGATCAAGCGGGAGCCCCAGAGTGAGCGCACCCGATCCGCCTCCTCCAACAAGGATTCGAGATCCTCTCCCACGAACAGATCCTCGCCGCGAGCCATGGGCTGCTCAGCCAGAAAGCCTTCGAGTTGATCAAGCAGCCGGTCAATCGGCAGTGGCAAGGCTCCAGCAACACGCCGATAGCGCTCGTCGCTAAAGAGCACCTGTAAAAGATGCTCAACATCGAGATCCTGATGACGCCAACGACGGGCCACATCTTGCCCAGACAGCAACAGCTCCCAAGCGTCGTCACTGAAGCGATCAGGCTCTGACGTCAGGCTGCTTACAGGCTCAAAGCTGGTGCGGGAGGTGGAAGTCATTGGGGTGAGGCGTAATTAGGCCGCGTCTGATCGGGAGGAAACCTGAATGAGTTCCACCTTGTAGCCATCTGGATCGTCAACGAAAGCAATCACGGTGTTGCCATGTTTCATCGGACCAGGCTCACGGACAACCCGCCCTCCCTTTTCTGCAATCGCAGTGCAAGCCGAATAGATGTCATCGAGACCAAGAGCAATGTGGCCATAACCATCACCAAGGGCATATTCCGCGGTGTCCCAGTTGTGGGTCAGCTCAAGAACGGTGTTGTCGCGCTCATCCCCATATCCCACAAACGCAAGCGTGAAGCGACCGGAGGGGTAATCCTTACGACGCAGCAGTTGCATACCCAAGACCTCGGTGTAGAAGCGGATTGATCGCTCCAAATCGCCCACTCTGAGCATGGTGTGAAGCATGCGCATGTTGCTGATTCCACCTGTTCTTTCCTCATGCTGCCAAAACACAAACAGACGTGGCAGGGGGCGTTCCATAGGATCTGTTCAGTCTTGTCTCCACCGCCCGTGCTCGATTCTCTCGATCTCGTCATCGACACCATCGTGGCCAGGGAGGTCTTGGATTCCCGTGGAAACCCCACGGTGGAAGCAGAGGTCTTGCTGGAAGGCGGTGCCAGTGGCCGCGCAATTGTTCCCAGTGGAGCCAGCACTGGCGCCCATGAAGCCCATGAGCTCAGGGACGGTGGCGACCGCTATATGGGTAAGGGCGTGACCAAGGCCGTGGATCACATCGAAGAGCGAATTGCGCCCGCGCTCTGCGGTCTGTCGGCTCTCGATCAGGGCAGCGTGGATGCAGCCATGCTCGAACTTGACGGCAGCGACAACAAATCCGGCCTAGGCGCCAATGCCATCCTCGCCGTGAGCATGGCAACGGCTCGCGCCGCTGCCAACGGGCTAGGCCTGCCTCTCTATCGCTATCTGGGAGGACCGATGGCAACGCTCCTTCCAGTGCCTTTGATGAATGTGATCAATGGGGGCGCCCATGCCGCCAACAACTTGGATTTCCAAGAATTCATGCTTGTTCCGCACGGCGCTCCCAATTTCAGAGAAGCGCTGCGGATGGGCACGGAAGTGTTCCACACCCTGAAGAACTTGCTCAGCGAACGAGGTATGAGCACCTCGGTGGGTGATGAGGGCGGCTTCGCTCCTGATCTCGGTAATGAAGAAGCCGGAGAAGTGCTGGTCCAGGCCATCGAAAAAGCTGGTTACAAGCCAGGTGAGCAAATTTCGCTTGCGCTCGACGTCGCGAGCACCGAGTTTTATAGCGATGGCCGCTACGCCTTCAGTGGGGGCAGTTATTCCAGTGCCGAGATGGTGGACCAGCTGGAGCAACTCGTGAATCGTTTCCCGATCATTTCGATTGAAGACGGATTAGCAGAAGACGACTGGGAGGGTTGGGCCCTACTCACCGAGCGCCTCGGCAAACGCGTACAGCTGGTTGGAGATGACCTGTTTGTCACCAATACCAAGCGCCTGCAACGCGGGATTGATGCCAATACCGCCAATTCGATCCTGATCAAAGTGAATCAAATCGGCTCACTGACCGAAACGCTTCAAGCCATCGACCTAGCCGGTCGGTCTGGTTACACCAGCGTGATTAGCCACCGAAGCGGAGAAACTGAAGACACAACCATTGCTGATTTAGCCGTCGCCACTCGCGCTGGCCAGATCAAAACTGGCTCGCTAAGCCGCAGCGAGCGTGTCGCTAAATACAACCAGCTTCTGCGGATTGAGGACGAGCTTGGCGATCAAGCGGTGTATGCCGGAGCAACCGGCCAGGGACCACGGGGTCGCGACTAACGCAAACCACCCCTTTTCCCTGTCACGGGACTCCAGCTGATCACAGGGTCACTGCTTGCGCGGCTGGCCCACGAGAGCTTTGCGCACCTCGATGGAGGGACTGCAGACAAGGTACAGACCAACGACTTAAGAAACATTTAGCGACTTCAATTTTCAACAGATAGCGGTGAGTTCGATCACGTCAGAGACAGTGAATTTAACCGCTATTCCCGCCTTGATTCAGCTGTCACAGTGAAAAACAAAAGCAATCACGAGTCGACCTGGCATTACAGGCTGAAGAAGGAATGGGACTGCATTGATGATGCCAACGCGTAAAACCTGGGAGCCACCAGCACGCTCAAGAACGACCGCTCAGAGACAAACAAGCTCAAATATTCGCCAACAGAGTCTTACGGGGCAAACTCAAATCATTCGCCCTAAAAGAAAAGAATATTCTTCAGGACGAACGATCAGTTCCTGACAAATTCTCAATCCGTCCATCCCGGCGAAGTTTCCCTTGCAGCTTCAACCAGCCCATCCCAACCGGAAGAGCCGCACCGAGGGGGAGCAATGCCCAGAGGGGTCTAGAGCTGGCACCCATCAAGGCCGCTGCCACCGCAAGGCCGCCAAGCAACACCGACTGACCGATCGAATGCTGCGCCGTCACCATTCTCCGGAACTGACGGTCTGATTCACCCATGCGGATCTGGAGTTGCAGATCCCCTTGTTCCAGCCGCTCCAGGCTTTCATCCAACCGACGAGGAATGCCTACAGCCCTTGAGCTCAGGGCTCCAACCTGACGCCCAAATTCATTCAAAAGATCATTGGAGCCAGATCCACTGGAAGTCATGAGCGGCAGCAGATAGGGCTTAGCAATCGCCACAAGGCTAAAGCCGGGGTCAAGACTTTTACCCACCCCTTCAAAGGTAGAAAGAGCACGCATCACAAAGATCAGCTCTACTGGCAAGCGGAACGGCTGCCCATACACCAACTCATAAAGATCGCCCGATAGTTTTTCAATCACGGAGCTACTGAACGGCGGAGTCAGCGCCTCCTTCAGCATGAGACGCACTAAGCGGCGCACCGGCCCCACATCAACACCCTTGGCGATCACTCCAGCCGCTTGCATCTCATCAACAAGAGCCGCAGCATCCCTCGCCGCGGCAGCTCTCACCATCCCCCCCAAACGCCTGCGTAAGCGCTCGGAGAGTTGTCCCATCATCCCGAAGTCGTAGTAAATGAGCGCTCCATCGGTCGCCACCGCCAAATTTCCTGGATGGGGATCGGCATGAAAAAAGCCATAACGCACGAGCTGCTGCAGGTAGCTAGCCGAGCCGATCTCCGCCACTTTGGAGGGATCAATACCAGCCTCTTGAAGAGCCGCACGATCGTTGATTTTGATCCCTGGTAAATAGTCGAGACACAGCACACGCCTGGTGCTGAGCTCCCAGATCACCCCAGGCACGCGGATGTTCGAATCATCCAGGAACTGCTGTCGAAACCTGGCTGCGTTCTGTGCTTCAAGACGAAAATCAAGCTCTCGGAGCAACACTCGTCTGCATTCCTGCGCCATTGCCACCCAATCACGCCCACGTCCCCATTTGGGATGACGTTGAAGCACAGAGGCCACCTGCTGCATCACTTCAAGATCCAGCCGAAACACACTCTCCAATCCGGGGCGCTGAATCTTGAGCACCACCTGGCGACCACTGCGAAGACTCGCGCGATGCACCTGGGCCAAGGAAGCCGCTGCGATCGGTTGCTCGTCTAAGTCAATGATTTCTGCACAGCGGGCACCAAGCTCCTCTTCAAGAACAGACTGGGCACGGTCAAAGGAAAAGGAGGGAACACGGTCCTGCAGTGCCGCCAATTCAGAAACCCAACCTGCTGGCAAGACATCAGGCCGAGCCGACAACAACTGGCCAAGCTTGATGAACGCTGATCCAAGGTGAAGCAGCTCCTGCGTCAGCCACCGTGCACGCAATTGCTGGCGAGCTGCACGACGCTCCGGAGTTGAACCGCCCGGATAGCTAAAAGCTCTGGCATCCCACCACAGGAACAACAGCAAGGTCAGAACAGCACGCCAAATACGGAGTCCCCGGAATGCTCTACGCAGCAGGGCCTTCAAGCGACTGAACAGGATCACGACCGCTCCTCTATGCGAATCCCCAGTTCAGCGACCCTGGCTCGCACCTGATCAATCTTGGTTTGCAAGCTCTCCTCTTCAACGGCTGAAGCAGGAGATGACTCCTCATCCACGCCCCGTCCACCTCCTTCTCGCTCAAGCCTCTCTGCTTCCGCCTTCACCTCTTCCTGAAACAAGTCCCATTCCTGGCGCACGCGATCGGGTGCGTCTTGTACAAGCACAGCAAATCCAGCAGCAGCATCGGCCACGCCGTGACCCATCCGAGCGAGCACACGATGCATCGCCGCTCTGAGCAGAGCATCTCGGGAGGTCATGGCCATTCGTCTCAACCTTCAAACTGTGGCAGATTCAGCCCCCGATCAGCGACGTTCGCTCAAGGAGCAGGAGGCGCATCCACCGGAGTCACGAAAAGTTCAGGCTCAGCCCGTTCGGGTTCGGCAACGACGGACTCCACCATGACTGGAGCTTCAATCTGCTCTGGAGCGTCGGTCGGCTGGGCCAACTCAGGGACCTCTGTCGGCAATGCATTGGGTGCATCCAAAGGCAGCTCTGAGTCCAGCAACTCAGCGGGAGCTTCGGCTCCAAACACAGTCGATTCATTCAGCGTTGGAATGTCCTCAATCGGACGGGGTGCATTCACGGCGGCTTGCTGACTGCGATCACGCTCAATTGCTGCCGCAGCGATGCGCTCTGCTTCCTCTTTGGCTTTGCGCTGCTCCAATTCCTTAGCGAGCTTGGCTTGCTTCAGCTCGTTGGCCTGTTTAGACGCTTTCGCATCAATCAATTCTTTGGCTGCAACATCAGCCTCAAGAGAGCCGGTCTCTCCATAGCGCAGCCGTAGGCCCTCAAGGCTTTCCCCTGGGAAGGCCCGTGCTCTAAAAGACTGAGGATCTGATTGCTCCAAGCCAGATCGAATCAAAACAATGCGCTGTGTGATGCCATAGCCGAGCGCGAAGCACGCCCCTGCAACCAACGGGCCAACCCAGAAGCGCGGACGAGTCGGACGCTTGGGCTTCAACGTGGAGGCATTGGTCTCAGCGGGCATTTACAGGTCCTCCTCAGCTCAACCATCCTCGCAGCGCTGTCCAGACCTCAGGTGGTGTAGTCGGCATTGATGCGAACGTACTGGTCGGAAAGATCACATCCCCAGGCGATTCCCTGACCTGCACCATCACCAAGAGACAGACGAATCTGAACCGTGTCATCCACGAGATAACGACTACAAGCGCGTTCACTGAGATACGCCGACGCTGCCGCACGGTCGAAAAGCAGTGGCTGACCTGCTGACATCAGCTGATGGGGGCCAATCCAAAGAGCCACCGCATCGGCAGAAAATGGAACACCAGCACGACCAGCTGCCGCCACGATCCGTCCCCAATTGGGATCCCTTCCATGAACTGCAGTTTTAACCAACGACGACCCACAAATCGTGCGCGCGATCTTTCGAGCCTCAGCCTCTGAATCAGTGCCCTCCACCTGGACTTCTATCAGGCAGGTGGCCCCCTCCCCATCCCGAGCAATCGAGCGCGCCAAATACTGGGCGACCAACGTCACCCCCTCCTCCAGTTCAGCGAACTGATTTGCTGGCAGCAGATCACCTGCCGCAAATGCCAAGAAGGTGTCATTGGTGCTGGTGTCGCCATCCACGGTGATGGAATTAAACGAACGATCCACGGCACGGCGCACTATCTCCTGCCACAGGTCACAGGGAACAGCGGCATCACAGGTGAGATAACCAAGCATCGTGGCCATGTTTGGGTGAATCATCCCGGACCCCTTCGCCATCCCACCTATCCGCACCCTTCGCCCACCGAGATCCGCCTCAAATGCAACCTGCTTCTCCACTAAATCCGTGGTCAGGATGGCCTGAGCAGCTGCAGCGCCACCCTCCGGAGATAAAGCACTCACCAGAGAGTCCACAGCGGCAAGAAGAGGATCCATTGCGATCGGTACACCGATCACCCCGGTGGAGCAAATCAAGACTTCGTCCTGGGAGCAGCCCAAACGATCAGCAACTGCTTGGGTGATACGGAGGCTGTCGACCAGACCCCGATCGCCCGTACAAGCGTTGGCCTGCCCGGAATTGGTCACCACAGCACGAACGCGACCAGAAGCCACCTGCAGACGATCCGCACAAAGATCCACGCAGGCGGCGCGGACCACAGATGTTGTGAAGGTGCCAGCACACAAAGCTCCTTCTGGTGCCAGCAAAAGGGAGAGGTCAGGTTTTCTGGATGGCTTGAGGCCAGCGCTTAAGCCCGCCGCTTTGAAGCCAGTGGGAGTAGTGATTCCTCCAGAAATTGGAGACCAGATCACAGATTGCGTCATTGATCAGGATGCAAGGCCAACCGTGCCGCTCGTTCTACGTTTTTACGACGGCACCGCCCGGCTCAGAGAAAGTCTGCAAGGTCATACTTTCTAGGGATGAAGCCCTATCCCTTGAGTGGAGACAACCGTTGGCAAGGACTGCAACGGCGCATCGGCCTAACCGGTGGGATCGCTAGTGGCAAAACCAGCGTGGGACGTTTTCTAGAACAACAGGGCATTGCCGTTCTGGATGCAGATCTCTATGCCCATGAAGCTTTGGCTCCGGGGACTCCGGCGGCTAGTGCGGTGCTAGAGCGCTACGGCGTAAAAGTACAGAGCGAGCTCGGTGAAGGCCTGGACCGTGCGGCACTCGGCTCCATCGTGTTCAGCGATCCACAAGAACGGACCTGGCTAGAAAGTCAAGTGCACCCTTTCGTGCGAGAACGTTTCGATCGGGAGCTTCAGAAGCACGCTGAGGAGAATCCGGTGGCTTTGATGATCCCTCTGCTATTTGAAGCCAAGCTTGAGAACCTTTGTTCGGAGATTTGGGTTGTGTACTGCACGCCAATGCAGCAAAGACAACGACTAATGCTGCGCAATCAGCTCAATCTTGAGGACGCAGAACAACGCATCAGAGCCCAATGGCCTATTGATCGCAAAAGTGAACTTGCTGACTATGTCGTTAACAACGGCGGCGTGCCATGGAGCTGGACGCCACAGGTCAATGAGCTCCTAAAACAAACTTCGCCGCTTTATTAATCAGCGCAACCCAACCAAAAACAGAGCGCAGCTAATTATATTCCAAACCCAAGGAAAAAGCTCCACAGAGAGAGACAAAATACCGACAAATCATGAACATCAAGCCTTACACCTCAGTCGGACCTTGTCACATCACATGTCTTGACCAATCCACAAAAACCTCACTACGTTTCAAAGTCTCCAAGCACCAATTGACCATGAAACGGTTGGTTTTCTCACTGGGATGGTCAGCGTTGCTGGTACTCACGACGCAATCTGCACAGAGCCAGCCAATTGAATATCAATGCTTCGAAAGGAGTACGCGACGTCCTGTAGCAGCAAGTCTTGTCGACCTCAGCACGCCTGAGGTGAGCTGCGAGCCCACCACTTTGAAAACCCCAAGCTTTGCAACCACCGAGCAAGTAAGCGGCGCCAAACAGAACCTGCCTCCTTCAGATCCAGAGGTCAGCTCCGGCCCCAGCCCTTACGCCAAGATCACCCCCGATCCAAAATCCGTGAAACTGTTTGTACGCGACAAACCCCTCGCGGCAAGGCGTGCCCTAAATCTGGCTAGAGGGGCAGCAATCCGGCTAAACGGCGGACTGAGGGTCTATCGGCCGGGAAGCTGCATGTATGCCAGTGCAACCAACAATCCGTGCCTAATCCATGCGGGTCCAGAAGGCTTTGAATTCA
The Synechococcus sp. CC9311 DNA segment above includes these coding regions:
- a CDS encoding ATP-dependent Clp protease ATP-binding subunit; translated protein: MTSTSRTSFEPVSSLTSEPDRFSDDAWELLLSGQDVARRWRHQDLDVEHLLQVLFSDERYRRVAGALPLPIDRLLDQLEGFLAEQPMARGEDLFVGEDLESLLEEADRVRSLWGSRLIDVSHLLIAMGRDPRVGAELFAQFGLPADLLEAELTRAPDRSPSSVVAPPSPRPRSPSASAVPAPMPTAQQPPAQQPPAQQPQVQQPSVQFQQGQTVASLQQQGEGMERSVELISEPTALESYGRDLTAAAAAGLLDPVIGRDGEIRSLIKVLSRRGKNNPVLIGAPGVGKTAVAELLAQRIVAGEVPESLQGLRLVALDGGALIAGAKFRGQFEERLRAVLDEVSDPEAAVVLFIDELHTVVNSDRSSADAASLLKPALARGELRCIAATTPEDYRRTVEKDPALNRRFQKVPIQEPSIELSVEILRGLKERYELHHGVTITDEAVMAAARLADRYISDRCLPDKAIDLIDEAAAQLKMDVTSKPQVVEDAEADLRRVELAVLAAEQAPEGERVQLQRNRLEASDRLSQLRERWQAEREQLEELRQLLQEDEDLRHAIAEAERDGNLEEAARLQYDQLHRVQQRRADLEQSLNEAQEEGSALLREQVEAADIADVVARWTGIPIQRLLAGERQKLLELEQRLDERVIGQPEAVQAVAAAIRRARAGMKDPRRPVGSFLFLGPTGVGKTELAKALGALLFDEDEALVRLDMSEFMERNAVARLLGAPPGYVGYEEGGQLTEAVRRRPYALLLLDEVEKAHPDVFNVLLQVLDDGRLTDSQGRTVDFRHTVVVMTSNLASRAILDSARQAQSGDEAGAAQALNTAVDDALAHHFRPEFLNRIDEVVRFRPLGVEDLERIVRLQLADLAHLLSEQGLELRVDDAVAHDLATLGYEPEYGARPLRRVLRRRVENPLATELLEERFKGAQAVRVYSGVTSSEPFRFEAE
- the gloA gene encoding lactoylglutathione lyase, whose product is MRMLHTMLRVGDLERSIRFYTEVLGMQLLRRKDYPSGRFTLAFVGYGDERDNTVLELTHNWDTAEYALGDGYGHIALGLDDIYSACTAIAEKGGRVVREPGPMKHGNTVIAFVDDPDGYKVELIQVSSRSDAA
- the eno gene encoding phosphopyruvate hydratase; the protein is MLDSLDLVIDTIVAREVLDSRGNPTVEAEVLLEGGASGRAIVPSGASTGAHEAHELRDGGDRYMGKGVTKAVDHIEERIAPALCGLSALDQGSVDAAMLELDGSDNKSGLGANAILAVSMATARAAANGLGLPLYRYLGGPMATLLPVPLMNVINGGAHAANNLDFQEFMLVPHGAPNFREALRMGTEVFHTLKNLLSERGMSTSVGDEGGFAPDLGNEEAGEVLVQAIEKAGYKPGEQISLALDVASTEFYSDGRYAFSGGSYSSAEMVDQLEQLVNRFPIISIEDGLAEDDWEGWALLTERLGKRVQLVGDDLFVTNTKRLQRGIDANTANSILIKVNQIGSLTETLQAIDLAGRSGYTSVISHRSGETEDTTIADLAVATRAGQIKTGSLSRSERVAKYNQLLRIEDELGDQAVYAGATGQGPRGRD
- a CDS encoding AarF/ABC1/UbiB kinase family protein — protein: MILFSRLKALLRRAFRGLRIWRAVLTLLLFLWWDARAFSYPGGSTPERRAARQQLRARWLTQELLHLGSAFIKLGQLLSARPDVLPAGWVSELAALQDRVPSFSFDRAQSVLEEELGARCAEIIDLDEQPIAAASLAQVHRASLRSGRQVVLKIQRPGLESVFRLDLEVMQQVASVLQRHPKWGRGRDWVAMAQECRRVLLRELDFRLEAQNAARFRQQFLDDSNIRVPGVIWELSTRRVLCLDYLPGIKINDRAALQEAGIDPSKVAEIGSASYLQQLVRYGFFHADPHPGNLAVATDGALIYYDFGMMGQLSERLRRRLGGMVRAAAARDAAALVDEMQAAGVIAKGVDVGPVRRLVRLMLKEALTPPFSSSVIEKLSGDLYELVYGQPFRLPVELIFVMRALSTFEGVGKSLDPGFSLVAIAKPYLLPLMTSSGSGSNDLLNEFGRQVGALSSRAVGIPRRLDESLERLEQGDLQLQIRMGESDRQFRRMVTAQHSIGQSVLLGGLAVAAALMGASSRPLWALLPLGAALPVGMGWLKLQGKLRRDGRIENLSGTDRSS
- the argJ gene encoding bifunctional glutamate N-acetyltransferase/amino-acid acetyltransferase ArgJ produces the protein MTQSVIWSPISGGITTPTGFKAAGLSAGLKPSRKPDLSLLLAPEGALCAGTFTTSVVRAACVDLCADRLQVASGRVRAVVTNSGQANACTGDRGLVDSLRITQAVADRLGCSQDEVLICSTGVIGVPIAMDPLLAAVDSLVSALSPEGGAAAAQAILTTDLVEKQVAFEADLGGRRVRIGGMAKGSGMIHPNMATMLGYLTCDAAVPCDLWQEIVRRAVDRSFNSITVDGDTSTNDTFLAFAAGDLLPANQFAELEEGVTLVAQYLARSIARDGEGATCLIEVQVEGTDSEAEARKIARTICGSSLVKTAVHGRDPNWGRIVAAAGRAGVPFSADAVALWIGPHQLMSAGQPLLFDRAAASAYLSERACSRYLVDDTVQIRLSLGDGAGQGIAWGCDLSDQYVRINADYTT
- the coaE gene encoding dephospho-CoA kinase (Dephospho-CoA kinase (CoaE) performs the final step in coenzyme A biosynthesis.), producing MKPYPLSGDNRWQGLQRRIGLTGGIASGKTSVGRFLEQQGIAVLDADLYAHEALAPGTPAASAVLERYGVKVQSELGEGLDRAALGSIVFSDPQERTWLESQVHPFVRERFDRELQKHAEENPVALMIPLLFEAKLENLCSEIWVVYCTPMQQRQRLMLRNQLNLEDAEQRIRAQWPIDRKSELADYVVNNGGVPWSWTPQVNELLKQTSPLY